Proteins encoded together in one Scyliorhinus torazame isolate Kashiwa2021f chromosome 20, sScyTor2.1, whole genome shotgun sequence window:
- the LOC140397026 gene encoding transcriptional regulator protein Pur-beta-like yields the protein MAEGDSGSERGGGGGGGGGGGGGGSGAGGGGGGGGAGGLLAPPLAQQQETQELASKRVDIQNKRFYLDVKQNAKGRFIKIAEVGAGGNKSRLTLSMAVAAEFRDYLGDFIEHYAQLGPSESDAGGGLGAEEPRRALKSEFLVRENRKYYMDLKENQRGRFLRIRQTLNRGPGLGGSQGQTIALPAQGLIEFRDALAKLIDDYGVEDEPCGQAELPEGTSITVDSKRFFFDVGSNKYGVFMRVSEVKPSYRNSITIPYKAWAKFGGAFTKYAEEMKEIQDKHRDKMLFERRADESDGEDVDDD from the coding sequence atggcggagggcgaCAGCGGGAGCGAGCGAGGTGGCGGCGGAGGCGGcggcggcggaggaggaggaggcgggagcggggccgggggcggaggcggaggcggcggcgcgggcgggctgctGGCCCCGCCGCTGGCCCAGCAGCAGGAGACCCAGGAGCTGGCCTCCAAGCGGGTGGACATCCAGAACAAGCGCTTCTACCTGGACGTCAAGCAGAACGCCAAGGGCCGCTTCATCAAGATCGCCGAGGTGGGCGCCGGCGGCAACAAGAGCCGCCTCACCCTCTCCATGGCCGTGGCCGCCGAGTTCCGCGACTACCTGGGCGACTTCATCGAGCACTACGCCCAGCTCGGGCCCTCCGAGTCGGACGCGGGCGGCGGCCTGGGCGCCGAGGAGCCGCGGCGGGCCCTCAAGAGCGAGTTCCTGGTGCGGGAGAACCGCAAGTACTACATGGACCTGAAGGAGAACCAGCGCGGCCGCTTCCTGCGCATCCGCCAGACGCTGAACCGGGGCCCGGGCCTGGGCGGCAGCCAGGGCCAGACCATCGCGCTGCCCGCCCAGGGCCTGATCGAGTTCCGGGACGCGCTGGCCAAGCTCATCGACGACTACGGCGTGGAGGACGAGCCGTGCGGCCAGGCCGAGCTGCCCGAGGGCACCTCCATCACGGTGGACAGCAAGCGCTTCTTCTTCGACGTGGGCTCCAACAAGTACGGCGTCTTCATGCGGGTGAGCGAGGTGAAGCCCTCCTACAGGAACTCCATCACCATCCCCTACAAGGCCTGGGCCAAGTTCGGCGGCGCCTTCACCAAGTACGCCGAGGAGATGAAGGAGATCCAGGACAAGCACCGCGACAAGATGCTCTTCGAGAGGCGAGCCGACGAGTCGGACGGCGAAGACGTGGACGACGACTGA